In Aspergillus chevalieri M1 DNA, chromosome 7, nearly complete sequence, the sequence CAATCGATGATAGTAATCCGATGCACGAGGATTGGTTCACCCTTGAGGCCTTTCGGGCCGGGGGCACATACATCTGTACAATACCGGCTCATCATGTGCCCAACCGCCCAAGCCACTGGGACTTTGTCAAAAGCGAACAATTCGGGCTCACTGGAGGATATCAAAAAAAATTCTTTCCAACGCCGGTATGCCCGATTTCAGGTCGATAAATTTCTCTTCTCAGTACTCGGTATTCGAACCGGAACAGGACCCTGTTTTGACTTACCAAATCGATACGAGAGAGCCCTTTACTAATGCGTGCTCGATGTGTGCAGGCAAATATAAACTCTTTTCTGTCAGAATGGAGTGCCTGAAATGCTCGGTTGAAATGGTTGATGGCCATATCATTACGCAAGATCACTCTTTTCCGGTGCGTCTTGAGGATCCAGTATACTCACAATGGTACAGTGTTGTATCTTCAACCCAAACGCGTTGTGCCCTTAGCGATGTCAACTCTATAGGGTGCTGCAGTGAACTGTGCACTGATACATTACCGAAACGACTAGCAACAAACGAGATAGCCCGCATATACCTGTCTCTAATATCTGTTCAATCACTGACACATGCCAAAGCGCTATCTATGGCGAAGCCCTAGGGTGCATTTTCGGGAGCTTCTCCCGATGGTCAATGTGAAGACTAGGAAGACAGCGTCATTCAAAGTCTCAGTGGACAGCCAATCAACTTGCCAAAATCGATATGCGCAGGCCCGGCGTGAGTGCGATAGAGGATTGCACGGTGCGGGACAGAAGATGGGAGCGGAGAGTTGCAGGACCCGGTCAGTGGGGAATGGACTCCGTATGCGATCACATGCCCGCACTGTGTTATCCCAGAAGAAAAGCACATTCTAGGTCTGGCGGCCGAAGGCTAGGGGTCATTATACTTCGTTTGCAATGTTTGCAATAGAGAATGAATGCTGCTGGATGGAAGTTGGGGTTCGGGCCGGATAACGAAGCCGCAAAGGATCGACTCTTTATCGACGAGCCAGGCGTGGCGGatatgaacaagaagaaagtaAACACTGTCAGATCCAGAATTTGTCTCCATGCATAATGCTCGCGTATCAGCTTCACCATGTTCTGGTGACGCTAACTCTACAGGATGCAACTTATGGCGTTTTCTCACATAGTCCGAATGACTGGAAATTCTCGGATAATCaatgttattattattattactgttattattgttcatacacgcttctatcagccctataggccgagtggcggcaggtcctgcggggcggccgggtaagccgccgtagtggtaatctatgtacatcgtcgcctttatacacatatcctgatatctcattccgcatgCTGTATGTCCCGTACTGCTGGCttcgtactgctgttcccatggccacgaaggtccatgggcctgttggatactatctcgtttccttccctacttctgcaagcgtttaacctcggctgcactatgctgccagttgcttcgtgtccgttgttgtgactcggtatgtggttggtagagtctgaaactggcctaggaggcctgtgtcaagcataaagcgcactgccttcggtaccaggtctggccgtattaggtaggcccggtaatccaactcccgccttgacccctgtgtaagatggtgcatccgggggcctgccgggtttgtacagtggaggagaacatggcgtatatcttgacgaccacgtccacaagagcattcagtcgattccatagcattaaaggtaccaagataactagccagcgcaatcttcccagtttgcatttgaatgaggactgatgtggcggctcttcgtaggccttggtatagttgcattggtgcttttgagggttctttccataaacgacggagggagttcccgtGGGTGGAGGcagcccattcagacttccatgcgcttgctgcttctatgagGAGGGCTCTTTGAGCGCTAGccatgagagtgagctcctccacaccatTGGGTGTCggggaattagcagcttcttttgcaagagcgtcagcacactcattgccatagatgccttcatgacccgggagccaatacagccgtatatcccagccgcgttcctgtagttgagatgcagtacgtgtaatctcgctcaggatatattggccagaagaccttcctggagctgaacacgcttgaattgccgcctgattgtctataaagatgattgctgtataggcccgatgggaatgttgtgatgtcggtccaaatgtgttgcatatttgggtgagagccatctctatgcctcgcaattccgctgcatatacagtatgagtagctggggagccaatgtgaactgcctggcgccctagaggtgaaaccactgctgctccaactccctgttctgtcaagctgcaatctgtgtatgcaatgacGTTGGCGCCGCTATGTAAGGCagtttggtgagctgctaaggcatcttcccgagtttctgctatgtgggattccagacctgaccatcatggtgaggtcacatgtgggtgtataacctccagtctgttctgagaGATCACAGTTCGCCGGCCCCATTGTTCTAGTGGTGATGTCAGggggtcttggtctgggttggtGAACCATCGCATGCGTCGCTCCTGTGCATTCATGGATAATCAATGTATTATATAATTGATGCTAGATGAAATGCTCAAACAATCCGTCTATACTATAATTACATGTAAATAGCTTTCATGCATGCCTCAGAAACCTCAGAACCCGTATGCCGCCAATGCAAGGAAAAAAGCAACGAGAAAAGCAACAAAGGAAAGGACTTTTCCATGACTAGTAAGACAAAAGGTCCTCATCACGCAAACCAAGACTTACTAGAAGTCCCAAAAACCGAACTGTGTAATATAGACATacaagacaaaggaaatgTGCAGGAATGACAATTTGAGTATAATACAAAGGAAAAAGCAAGTGGAACGAACGTCTTAGGTCTTGGTGTTGCGCGAAAAACTCATTATTATGAATTAATTAATATCCAGTTGGGTACACAGGCGCGTGCGTTTGAGCTGGGTGTCCCCAGTACCCAGCCTGTGTCGATGGTGCTGTTGTCGGGACAAGGAACGGCTGGCTGAAATAGTCCGGCATACACGAACCCGGCTGTGACTCGTCCTTGGACGTCACGTACGCAGCACTGGCGTGAGCACCAGTGGACATCATGGAAGAAACCATCTCGGGTGAGTAGGATGGGTGCGTCTGCGCAGGACTCCGGGGGCCGTTAGATGGGCAGGATGACGAGGGGGTGAGAGGAAGGCAGTACTCTGGACTGCCATCGTCCGAGGTGCCGCGCATGGCTGGGACCTTTGGCAGGGTGGTCGGGATCGAAGAGAGTGTGTCGTGGTGGTCTGTGGATTGGAAGTCGTGTTGGTCGAATTCAAAGCTAGCTTCAGGGAGGTGGACGTGGGAGACGTGGAGGATTGTATCAGATCCTGGGTCATTGTTAGTATCAGATTGACGATACAATAGAGAAGGCAAGTAACATACCAATATCTCCAGCCAAGTAGTGCTCTTCCATCTGTCGAATGTAGTATATCTCATCCAGGACTTCCAGGCGCTCAGCAGGCGATATTTGGCGTCGCACGTCTTGGCCAGCCTCTTTGAGTTTCTCTGCAGTGATATCGTGACTAGCTCTCAATTCACAGAGAATGTGGATTAGAAGACGGACACGTTCTATTGTAGAAGAAAATGTTAGTGAGAAGTCCTTACTTCCTGTCTGGGTTAGACTCACCAGGCTTGGGCAGGTGATCAGGCTCCTTGTGGGTGACTCCCGTCGGCCACCACCTTGGCTTTGTCAACTCCGGGTCAACTCGCTGCGATGTTCCTCCAACGTTCTTCCGTCCATTATAAGGGTGGTTGACCTGCTTGCGCGGCTCAACCAGTTTGATCCACGCCTTCGCAATCATTCTGCAGTTCAGCTGCTGGAAGTTATCGAACGCCTTCTCGTAGTACCGTCGCAGGAGGTCGTGGTCTCCCACGCGCAGCGCGGTGCGGCGGATGGTGGGACAGGGAGATGCTGATGCGGAATCGGAGTCACGGCGTCTCTGGCGCTTGCTGCGTTGCGACTGCCATTCACAGGGAATGAGACCATCCCGTTTCGTTCGAGAGTGGTGATACCAGGCGAGGGAAGTTGAACTTGGGAGAATGCCGTCCTGGGTTTGCATAATCGGGTCTGTTATGGTGATGGTAAGTATCTATCCTCTAGTGGGGTTGTTCCTTAGGATATTCACTCACTTGAATAGCCCTGCAAGCCATACGGACCTCCCGTCACGGATCGCAAAAACCGCCCTCTAACGTCCTGGGTGAAAATGGCCTTCTCTGAACCCTCAATCGAAGGGGAAACCTCAACACCAAGCTTTCCGTCGCCGTCCATATACAAGATAGCATAATGCGAATACGGAATATTCAGCATCGTTTGCTGGGTTGTTGCGATCTGCTGCTGCGATAACGGTTATCAACACCAGTGATTCTGATAGACCGGATCCATCATGCTTACCGTTGATCTCGAAGCCATCCCATCATCATACGACAATGACTGGTGAGGCATCTCGGGCCCCGTTGTCACGGCGGCAAATGCTGGATTCATGGTGTTTATTCGCACAACTTGGTACGAGGTGCGCAAACAGAATAACAATAAGATAAGAGATGAGATCAATAGACACTGGAAAGGTGCTGATTATGACTCAGGTAACTAGTCTTATATCCAGAGTATAGGCCACGAGAGTTCGACACTGGATGCGATGGTCAAATTTATCTGTATTCTGAGGAAGCAAGCGAAGAGATATAAGAGAATAATGACCCGATGGAATGGAACCGGAGGAGCACCCGTCATATATCAGATGCTAGccaagaggaaaaagaaatctGCATATTCTATTCAGGAGAtcagaaaaaagaaaaagaagaaaaagaaaaagtacGGTCCAGCGAGCCGTCAGGGAACAGAGCTGTTCTGGCACTTGCACACCCACATGACATGCGAATTCATAGTCTTGTGGCTGGTACAATATGGTTAATGTACGGAAAACAAATACACGCAGCATTGAGGAGCAAAGCGCCATCTAGATGGGTCCTCATCTACATTATGCATGAATAGTCATTACTATTACGGGCGTCGGTACTCATCGTCTTGAGCCGGATTTACGTCTCCGACCCATGTCGACCCTCCCAAGACATGATGACAGAAACCCAATTTTGCCGCCTATCACCAGATCAATACGATGACTGGCTAATTCAATAGGGGAAGGTTAAACCGCCGGGACCTACAGACGATTGCCAGGGACCCCCGCCGGGGAATCAGATTTACGTTCCAGAAGCCCCATCCGGATGGATGATTGATGACAAAAAGCGAGCATcgctccgtactccgtattctACTCTCCTCAGGTACTGTTTGAGGATCAGTATGATAACGGCTAATGCGAAAAAAGCAATAACAATAAAGCCTGTTAGAATTACTTTGCGCGTTGCGTGGCGTGGAGACAGCGCGAGCGAATCGCATCAGCTTGTTCAGAAACGAAAAAGCAACAGGCAAATACCTTGCCCCATGTGTTTGACACCCTTGTCGCCTACTGAGGTCATGCAGG encodes:
- a CDS encoding DUF2841 domain-containing protein (COG:S;~EggNog:ENOG410PSMP;~InterPro:IPR021264;~PFAM:PF11001); its protein translation is MNPAFAAVTTGPEMPHQSLSYDDGMASRSTQIATTQQTMLNIPYSHYAILYMDGDGKLGVEVSPSIEGSEKAIFTQDVRGRFLRSVTGGPYGLQGYSNPIMQTQDGILPSSTSLAWYHHSRTKRDGLIPCEWQSQRSKRQRRRDSDSASASPCPTIRRTALRVGDHDLLRRYYEKAFDNFQQLNCRMIAKAWIKLVEPRKQVNHPYNGRKNVGGTSQRVDPELTKPRWWPTGVTHKEPDHLPKPERVRLLIHILCELRASHDITAEKLKEAGQDVRRQISPAERLEVLDEIYYIRQMEEHYLAGDIGSDTILHVSHVHLPEASFEFDQHDFQSTDHHDTLSSIPTTLPKVPAMRGTSDDGSPEYCLPLTPSSSCPSNGPRSPAQTHPSYSPEMVSSMMSTGAHASAAYVTSKDESQPGSCMPDYFSQPFLVPTTAPSTQAGYWGHPAQTHAPVYPTGY